The Mangifera indica cultivar Alphonso chromosome 12, CATAS_Mindica_2.1, whole genome shotgun sequence DNA window ATTGTTTGATAGTTTAGTAGTGAAGGAAGacgaagagagagagagagagatgataAAAGGAAAAAGTAAGAATGATGATAATGGTAGTTTGATTAAGTGACATGAATAAAGACAGAATAAATGAGAGACAAGAAAGAGGGACATAACAAAATTTGCtggaatttttaaaattataattaatatttaaaattaaataaataaattatttaaataccttCTAAtggaaatttttcattttttgattttaaatttgtcattttattttggtaataaataaatcatttgttAATTGGGATGAATCATTCTATTGAAGTAAAACTTGGGCAAGCAATTACCATCAATTTAATCGtcattataaatactattaCCAAACCATAACTTTCTCTGCATATCATCACTGTCATTGCAACTTCTAGAGTTAGATTACCCATCAATAaataatcatcatcattatcacaTATTTAATTACCATCAgtagataatataattaatatgtttaaaaagtcattaatcaataaaaattatgttatgcTTATTTAAGgttattaaactattatttttttaatttttaaaaacttaaatgttcatttataattaaatttttattaaaaaattcaattaaagttaaaagtaaaactattatttattaaaaaatttaaaattttatcatatttttctcacaaaatttgaaaaacttataatttcattaacctaaagttttaaaaattaacaaacaccCCTAAACATTATTACTCTCTTTTAAACATCGATTCATTGTCAATCTTATAAAGaatatttgttagtttttaaattttaaattaaaaaattataaaaattttaaatttaaagagaaaaatgtgataaaattttaatttttaaaatttattaacaaataatgaattttaaataaaatttttaataaaaatttgattaaaaataaatacttagATTTTTAAACGGGAGAAAGTAAAAGTTCGAGATTTTACAGTGccgagaataagtcttttggccaatagaATTGAAGGAAATATTTGGTGGAAGAAAGATGAGCAAGTAAAGAGCACGTGTAGTGTGGATACGAAAGGAATGGAATTGTGGCGAGTGGAATATTATTAATAGTACTTACGTGTGtcaaaagatgatgaaatgACAATACAAAGATGCTATTTTCAAGCTTAATccaaaacaaaccaaacaaatacTTGATCCTCAGCAGGAGCCGAAACCCAAagccaaaaatcaaaaacaaaaaacacatgGACAGATATAGATCACAATTTATCAACACATCACACACTCTCACACAGACGCACTCCGCAGCCACAACACAACAACTCCCTAGCCCCATTTCCATCTAAAATCAATAAGAGAGACAAAATAGAAAACGATAAACGAAacgatttctttttttaaagattattcaATTCAACTCTCGCATTCTCAGCTTCTCGAAGCTTGGTACGCCAAGATTAAACAAGgtataaatttctttctttctttttgtttttatttatctatgGCGTGGCGTTGCGTTTCGTGGTGAttcttttttggttgttttgattGATAATGTGAGGGTTTGTGTGGATTGGTTTTCAGTTTAGGAGCAATGGAGTCGACGGAGTCGTCCTACGTGTCGTCGCCGGAGGAGATGGCGAGGAAGCGAACTCCGCCACCGCCGAAGTCTCTGCCTACAGGTCTCTGATCCGATCTTCCCTCTTTAATTTCTTTGCGTGTAATGTCGAGCGTTTTGTTAATTGTGTTGTGGTGTGAAGGTTACATTGTAGATTCAAAGCTTTTTtggaatttgttttattttattttgtttgatattgAAACCCTAATCTTGGTGTTTTATTCGAGGGGAGGTAACGACGGAGGAGTTTGGAGTCTTAGTTTCTGTTTGAATGCTGAGAAAAGTGTTTATTTGTTGGTGTGTGaatcttttaatttcaaatagaCAGACTgttgttttatctattttttcagGGCACACCAGTTACTGTAAGTTGTGGATCCgctttaaatttatattgaataaaattatttgggTACAAAGATCTTTGGAAACTTACCTAATCTGGTCTTGTTCTATAGTGCACTATAgaatgtgtgtgtgttttttttgttgaatattaTTAACTTGGAGTTCCTTTTTTCATAAACCTGTCCTCTCTTATTGATTCCATTCCATCTCTTGTATATTCTTCTTTAATCTTGCATTTCATTATTGATAGGTTGaacaattttctattaacaaaattgaagatTTATGTTACTGTACATTTAGAATGAGCAAGTACCTTGTGTATGCAAACTAAACATAATTTCAGCTAGGAGACTGATCATCAAACTGCTGTGTTGTTTTATAGAACGGCCATGTAACACACAAGATTCCTAATTGATTTATCACCATTTTCCAAGCTTAACAGAATGTTCTATATGTAGTTAAATGCAAGTgctgtttattaaaatttataataggGAATCTGGTGCATCAAGTGTTGTTGCATTTAATTTAATGcataaacaattttgaatttgaccTTGTCAGTCACAGtatactttttaattatttctcttatttttgtttggttttctgTTGAGACCTAAGCAGTGGAGATTGCTGTTATAGTTGGAAATTGTATGACCTCCAACTTATCGTGCTGAGCGATGACATATATGCAAGCTTATTATTCTGCCTATCTATTTACGCTCTTTCTTGATTATGCCAGACCCTGCAGAGAAGCCAACATATATTAGGTTTCTTGTGTCAAATCCCTTAGCTGGTGCTGTCATAGGAAAAGGTGGCTCTACAATTACAGATTTCCAGTCACAATCTCAGGCAAAAATTCAGTTGTCACGCGGTCATGAATTTTTTCCTGGAACAACTGATAGGATTATTATGATTTCTGGGACAATTGATGAAACTCTCAAGGCTGTGGAACTCATTCTTGAAAAATTGCTGAGTGAGGTATTCTTTATGATGTAGGAATCACTCCATGAAATCTATTATTTTCTGTTATTAATACAAGTTTTTTCTTGGTCAGATTCATGCTGAAGATGGTTATGATGCTGGACCAAGTACAAAAGTGAGACTAATCGTTCCAAATAGCTCTTGTGGTGGCATAATTGGCAAGGGAGGGGCCATTATAAAGTATGGAGATTGCTTCTtgtataatttgatttcaaaattcttCAGTTTCTGTGCTTTTGCAACTCTGCTGACAAAATaagcatatatatttttgttccttttgaaactttctaatttatattcttttagatATTAGAGCTGGTTGGTGTGTTTCACAAAGGACATATGTATTGTCAGAAAAAAATGTTTACTCATCTTGATTGTGaagttatatattttgtttctgaTTTTGGCTTGTTTTGTACATGGTCTGATCTCAACTATATCTTTGTTTCTCATATATAAAACTGGACGATTTGAGAATCAGAGTAGTGGGTCTCCAACCTGACAACTTTAgatttattatctataaattcTATAGGATACCAACGTTGGTTGTTAAAAGTAATGATATTTAGATTTATCTTTTGTACATCTAACCAAGAAAGAAAGGAACGAAGGAAAACAAATTGTATACCACATATCTCTATGCTAATCTCAAGTCAATGTTGAGTTGGCCAACTTTACCTGCAGTTACTATTTCATAGTGAAGTATGCACTTTATAAAGGTACTAATTTTTTCATTGGAAAAGGACTATATAGTGCCATCATTAGTGTTCCAAGGAAAATCCTGAAGATTTCACCACTATCAGCCTCGTTCGCTCTTTGCTAATGTGAGACAAACCCTTACTAATGGCCAGAACCGCTTGCACCATAGCCTTCTTGGTGTGTCAGCCGATGAGCATTCACTTCAAATTCAGAGCTGTTTCTTTACCATAATTGTTACTACATCTTGTCTGTTATTTTTTCATTCACTTTCTGTTGTTGGatttataaagtttgaaaaataatgtaTTTCTCAGTTCCTTATTTACATATTTGCTACTATAAACAGTGGAATAAATTGATGGTCATGTATATATTCATTGTGATTGCTCGCTCAGCAGCAAAAAGGTTGATGCTGACGTCTAGTTTTGCCCTCATGCAGGTCATTTATTGAGGAATCCCAAGCTAACATTAAAATATCTCCTCTGGATCATAATTATTATGGGCTGAATGATAGGTTAGTGACCCTAACCGGTCATCTTGACGAGCAATTGCGGGCAATTGATATGATTCTGTCTAAGCTAATGGAAGACACTCATTATAAACAGACTATGAGTGTCCCTTTTACATATGCAGGTGtgccatttttaatttttctgttcaATCCAATTGTGGTTTTATTTGCATTTTTCTGTTTGTATTTATTGTAtactagaaaattttatattcttcgTTATCTCATCTGTGCCCATTGGATTAAGGTATTCTCATTGCTTCGTGGCCTCTCcttgtcattttatattaagtAACATTATGGCTTTGGTGTGAAATGTGAAATTGAAGTCAGGTTTAGTCAGCTTGAGTTTGAAACTGGGACACTCACTGACCCTACAATTATTGCATGTAGAAAACTTATGTTCAACCGGTTGGCGGCCTCGAAAAGTGAACCCCAGACCTTGTGGAAAAAAATCATAGGTGTCACCACTCAACTAAGCCGTTGGATTATATATTGGATTTAAGCTATTATCTTGCTTAATAGAACTCGTTAAAAAGGGCATTATTTTGCCTGTACAAAATTATTTGGGCTTCATCATATATTTTGGTTTAAGCCTTCAGCTAGTGCTGATAATGATTTCATGTCAGATCCATTACCTTTTGCAATGTCCTACTTATTTGTTGTCTTCAAGATCAAAGCAGAATGCGACCTTTTCTATATAAGTCTTGAAGCAGTTACATCGATGGCAAAATCACTAGAACTGTATTAGTGGAAtgaaataacttttaaaataaatatataaattctgGAAGATTACCATAACCTTAAATTTCAGCATTCTAATCTTGGTGAATTGTGGTAGGTAACCTTAGGAATTGAAATCATTGAGAAGGTTCATTTGAAGTCTTGCACTAGAAATCAGTTATGGAATTTGCAATGGAAGTTGGTGCTTAATCAGTTGTATGGTCTTGTAATTCCATTATTAATGATAATCTCTCTTTAGTAACTTTTAGGATGTTTTATTTGTGAGTACTGTGAGTTACCTAATGGTTGGTATAACTTTGTTCTCTCTGAATTATTTGATGAAAACTTAtgttatttaagaaaatattttgatgaaatttaataaattttaacctgAACTTTTAGGCATTTTGTTCTCTGGTTTTCATGGTATGCCGTATGGCCATGTGCCTCCTGTTGCACCAATGGCACAGAATGCAGTAACCTATGGAACGAATGTAGTTGGAAGAAGGATCCAAAGTAACAAGGTTTGTCCTCTTCCATGGTGCTTGAATCTGATTGGTGGTCCCtgatgtttttaaatatttcaattgttCAAACCAATCTATTAATTTTGTCATTCTTGTTTGTCAATTTATGATGAAATAGACTccatattatttatgcattcaGACAGACCAGTCCTACATGATTGAGGGCTCACAGGAAGTGGGACCTAGCTGTGAAGGTCCCTGGGTCTTATGCTCCTTGTTTAATtgtaataatttcatttattaatattttttttaggaatggtaaaaatggaattaaaatCATGTAGTAGAATATGCATGTTTGTTTCTTTAAGAAATTACCATGACTTGAACAATATAAAACTACCAGGTAGAGGATCTGTTTGTTTGTTGTGATGTATCATCTTAAATGTATTCCATACAAGATGAAGTTCTCTGTGCCTACTTCCATAGCTTATCTTCCCAAAGTTGATTTCTGCTTCATGATGGTAAGCTTAAGTTTTTAATGAAGTTACATCAGTAAATGCTTGAACACTGTTTGGATCCTTGTTCTTGAAAGGTCCCGGAAAACATACTCGTTTTGACAATATGTACAAGCATGCTGTTTGACTGCTTCTCATTGTGCCTTCTGTCGTCTAATAAAGTTATAATTCTTTGATAGGTTCTATTTCTATCTGTTGTACCTTTTCTGTGTTTATTGTCACACCAATTCTCATcagataatttgtttttttataactGATGCTCTTGGGGAAAATGCTTTTATGTTGTTCGATTTATTGAACAAATGCCCTTTTTTTAGGAGGATCAAAGTAACTCAAAGACAATTGGTGTGGCGGATGAGCATATCGGTTTGGTTGTTGGTCGTGGTGGAAGAAATATAATGGAAATTAGTCAGGTAAGTGAATTgcaaattaatattgtttatttgataGTACTACATGACCACTAAAGCTAAGCAGTTAATTTTCAGGTCAGTGGGGCCAAGATAAAAGTATCAGACAGAGGAGATTTCATGTCTGGAACAACTGATAGGTAAAAGAGGGAAGGAGTTCTTGAAGTTGTTGTGTTTGACGAATTTGGTGGAAAACTGATCTTAGTTGTTGCTGTCTTTTTTCTGGTTTTCAGGAAAGTCACTATCTCAGGGTCACAGAGATCAATCCGTGCAGCTGAGTCCATGATAATGCAGAAGGTAGCATATGCTTCTGAGAGGTTGATGGATTAATTTTCATGTGTCTCAACCTATTCTTCTTGGGAATCTTTTGTTGGACCTCCTTTTGACTGACATGCCTAATGATCTAAAAAcatgttagtatgttttctcACAAAACGAGTTCGTGAGAAACCTCAAAATCAGTGAtcagaataaaaagaaagaagaacgggatttttttcttttaattgagGCAGAGCTTCATATAGGGATTCTTCTTAATATACACAGCTATATATCTCAGTATAATGAACTTTCTTCGTGTAGGCTATCATCACTTTCATGATATTAGAGAGATAGCTTCATTTGTTTCTTATTCAGTTGTAAGTTTTAAACTTAGCTAGTGTTGATTCCATGTTTTTGTAGGATCCTATGCTTTAGACTAAACCCAAGGCTTTTGTTGTTAAATGTTGTCTCTCCTGCAGATGACTTGATATCATTAGCTTACTCAATTCAGTTGTGTATGTTGTCGTGATGATTATTTGATGCATTTAATGACGGCTATAcagaaaattttagtatttcaGTTCTTCTGTATTAAGGTGGTTTGATCGATGCAGGTGGTTTGACATCAGCTGTTGTGGTCATTGGTCACCAGACTTGAATGAATATGTTTTTCTCGAATcagattttgtttttgtcataAACAAAGACTTTGTGTTCTTCGGCCGGGTCTTTGGTTATTGCTTGAAACCTTTCCTATCTCCTTTTTGAACAAGATATATTAGTTTGGTTAAAGATTAAACAGTTGAAGAAAAAGGTGATGCAGTCCTTGGTCTCAAAATTTCTTGCATTTTCTGCAATTCATTGTATGGGAATACAAGtagaaatttgaaatatttactGAGGTGTCTTCTGCAATGGATTGGTAGACAAATGATGagtttttagttcaaatatgggaaaatgaaaaaagaaaaagatattgtGACTCGTTTTGATTTCTTTAAGGAGTCGTGTTTTGTGGACTTTTGTGGTTTTTTATGGTACCTTCACTGATGAAATATTATTCCTATAAGCACTAAAATAAACACATCAATGAAAACCATCATATGGTTTTCTAAGTACgcaatcaaatttattcaacaaaaacaagtataatttttattataacatggtgacaaaatattatatgatatagtaATGATGTAAACTAAAATACCGAGGACTTTCACGTATTGCGACGTTCACAACGTCGCCACGCAAGCACGGGGTGAATCcgtcacaattttattttagaaattacaAGTCGCAAATTAATATTGGCTAATTATTGAATTACGATTTATGCATGCATGGCTTCCTAAAACTAAGTTGATTAACCTTCACCCTCATGGTTGATATTCATGACCGCCACCGCCGTATCCTGACCCATACCCCTCTCCATATCCAGATCCGCTACCATATCCTGAACCATTGCCTCCACcgcctcctcctcctccaccaccGCCTCCTCcgcctccacctccacctcctcCATTACCAACACCACTTCCATATCCAGAGCCACTCCCGCTTCCATACCCGGATCCATATCCATTTCCATTACCGGagcctccaccaccaccacctcctttaccaccgccaccaccaccaccacctcctaCTCCACCCCCATTTCCAGACCCATATCCTGAACCATAACCACTTCCACTCCCTGACCCGTATCCACTACCTGACGACCCAAACCCGCCTCCACCGCCgctgccaccaccaccaccttctcCACCACCAGACCCTAGTGCACCACCATAGCCAGATCCTCTTCCGGACCCATATCCTGACCCGTAGCCAGAACCTGACCCACCCCATCCACCACCTTCACCTCCTCCTTCTCCACCACCGCCGCCACCTCCCCCATTTGTACCAATAGCCTTGCTTTGTCTAGCAGTAGCAAAGGTAATATCCACAAGGAGCAAAATCAAGAATGCAAACCCAATAACCCTGCAACTAAGCTTTGCCATTTTCAAAACACTCTTAAAAGCTCAGTGTGATTAAGTGAAGTATTAGCAATCTCACTTAACTCTTATGCTAACAAAGTAGAATTTTTTGTGAGTGAAATATGTGAAGGTAGGGTCTGCATATATAGTAGAGAAATGGGGATAACTCTATGGGTTCATGAAATTCTAGTAGCTTCGtgagttttggtattaaaaattcatcatgaaaaaaaaaaggaacgtGTCTGGTGGGATATGCTAGTGGTGTTGGTGgaaggtggaggtggaggtggaggttGTGGTGGCATTCTTTCTATTTGTCGTATTTTCTGGTGCCTCCACTTTTGACTTGAGCATGCAATGGAAGAAGATTGCGATGCATGCATTCCCACTTAGTCATTCTGTTCATATTATTTAGCATTTGTCTTCTAAATATATAAGCATTCGTATCTCCTTCCCAGTCCAAATCTTCATCAATGCTTATGGTAGTGGAgttttctcctttcttccaaTCTAAGCTTTTATTGACAACTGGCCTCTAGCTTTGCTTCCTTTCACTTTCTATCAATCACcccatttcattttcttcatcaatAACGCCATTGCCTTTTGCCTGTACTCACTACACTTCTCAATTCCCACTTCCAAGATCTTGCTTCTCGCTGAGTCATTCACTAATCcagtttttttattcaaaatgatCATGTCTATCCTCTTAATAAAACATAATCCCCCTTCATTTATAATgtgaaaacttaatttgaagCTCGATGACCGACagctaaattaattaaaatttaggagAATAAAAAACAAGACTGAGCTTAGAGCGAGATACACAAATACACATTATTTGAACCCAAAGAGTTTGCCTTTTCTTGTGGGCATTAAAAGTATTACAATGGCTCCAAGTTATAACCTAAAAACTCTCAGCCTCTTTtctaataatcttatttttacttGTTAATTGTTCGGCATACATCCGagcatttttattaaaatttttcacctTAATTACAATCATCAGATACCTAATATTGAAAGTTTTAGTGAAGAATCAGCCcggttaattaataaaataatttgttatgtATGGATAATTGGTTTGGTTCGAAGATCATAACAAGCTAGTGCTGCAGTGGGAGACCAATGGTTGACTgagaaataaataagaaatattagtGGAAAGCCTTACACGTGCATATTTACAATcacttatttgtatatattatgtaatttacCAAAGGCCAAGTGCAAACTCAACTTTTCACCTGTCAAttatcgaaaatctaaatacttacccatctattaaattttattattactgtgagaagtaaaattgtcatttactaaaatatctaaaaaaaactaaaaatttatcatattttttctataagtttaaaaatctaacaaatttcccTTAAGGTTTTTCCGGCCAACACTGTTGACAATATTCTCCCTCCCTCCCATCTTCTCTCTTATTCGAACTTCATTTTTGATCATTATCGGCCGAAAAAATAGATCGATGGAGAGAATTGTTCGTATTCAAATGAAGATACGATTCGTCTTCGTCTAAGATAAAAACGATGCGTCATTGTTGTGCTTCTTCATCTAGAGATGAAGAACAGTCTTCTTCAACCAGTTTCCTCAATCGGTGATGGTAAAAAATGGAGTAGGACTTAGAGAAAAGTTAGGAGGGAGAATGCCTTTGACAGCGTGTtgggaaaatgtaagttttcaaactttgggtagaagaatttgctagtttttaaacataaaggatgaaaatgtgataaatttttaattttttaaatatttttattaaataacaaatttacctaTAATagctaaatttaataaatgagtgaatatttagatttttgataattaacagATGAGAAGTAtgtttacatcaaaccttgggtgggaaatgtcagcctttatcaaatttttaattaggaaTTTTATACTTTGTTTGATGCTGGCGTACTGAGCTTGGATAAGTTGAGAACGCGAGAGTTGAATTAAACAatcttaaaaaatgaaatcgttttttatttagtttcttttttcggtttgaaatggAAATGGGGCTACGGAGTTGTGTTGAGGAGTGCGTCTGTGTGAGAGTGTGTAATGTGTTGATTAATTGTTTGGATTTCTGTAATATCTATCTGtctatgtatgtatttatgtgTTTTTGGTTTTGGGTTTTGGCTGTTGTTGAGGATCAAgtgtttgtttggtttgttttggGTTAAGCGTCAAAATCGCATCTTTGTAGTGTCATTTCATCACCTTTGCATGTGCATCTTCAAACAGAATTTGCAGGGTCTTTCCCATGGATGACGGTGCTGGGTTGCATGCTTTTTCCTCTAACTGGTGTTCTTTTGGGCAGGTGTTCCCCCGCAGTTTTGTCTTTCTCTGCTGGTGCTGCCTTCAGGCACTGTAATTTCTTTTTGGTGCAGTTTCAGGCCTTGCTT harbors:
- the LOC123193332 gene encoding protein BTR1 isoform X1, with the protein product MESTESSYVSSPEEMARKRTPPPPKSLPTDPAEKPTYIRFLVSNPLAGAVIGKGGSTITDFQSQSQAKIQLSRGHEFFPGTTDRIIMISGTIDETLKAVELILEKLLSEIHAEDGYDAGPSTKVRLIVPNSSCGGIIGKGGAIIKSFIEESQANIKISPLDHNYYGLNDRLVTLTGHLDEQLRAIDMILSKLMEDTHYKQTMSVPFTYAGILFSGFHGMPYGHVPPVAPMAQNAVTYGTNVVGRRIQSNKEDQSNSKTIGVADEHIGLVVGRGGRNIMEISQVSGAKIKVSDRGDFMSGTTDRKVTISGSQRSIRAAESMIMQKVAYASERLMD
- the LOC123193334 gene encoding putative glycine-rich cell wall structural protein 1 — encoded protein: MAKLSCRVIGFAFLILLLVDITFATARQSKAIGTNGGGGGGGGEGGGEGGGWGGSGSGYGSGYGSGRGSGYGGALGSGGGEGGGGGSGGGGGFGSSGSGYGSGSGSGYGSGYGSGNGGGVGGGGGGGGGKGGGGGGGSGNGNGYGSGYGSGSGSGYGSGVGNGGGGGGGGGGGGGGGGGGGGNGSGYGSGSGYGEGYGSGYGGGGHEYQP
- the LOC123193332 gene encoding protein BTR1 isoform X2 gives rise to the protein MESTESSYVSSPEEMARKRTPPPPKSLPTDPAEKPTYIRFLVSNPLAGAVIGKGGSTITDFQSQSQAKIQLSRGHEFFPGTTDRIIMISGTIDETLKAVELILEKLLSEIHAEDGYDAGPSTKVRLIVPNSSCGGIIGKGGAIIKSFIEESQANIKISPLDHNYYGLNDRLVTLTGHLDEQLRAIDMILSKLMEDTHYKQTMSVPFTYAGILFSGFHGMPYGHVPPVAPMAQNAVTYGTNVVGRRIQSNKEDQSNSKTIGVADEHIGLVVGRGGRNIMEISQVSGAKIKVSDRGDFMSGTTDRKVTISGSQRSIRAAESMIMQKVV